The nucleotide sequence TGAGGTTTTAACAAACAGACAAAACGATTATTTTACTAATTAAGATTCAAAACAATCAATGCAAAAATAGGTTTCATGACAATGAGCGTCTATTCAATTAAAGATCTTGAGCACCTTTCTGGTATAAAGGCACACACCATTCGAATATGGGAGCAGAGATACGATCTATTTTCACCACAGAGGACCGCAACAAATATCAGGTTTTATAATGAACAAGATTTAAAACTTATTTTAAATATAGCATCTCTAAAAAATCATGGCCACAAAATAAGCAAGATCGTAGCTATGCCTCAAAATCTTCTCGAAGAGGAAGTAAAAAGGGTCGGATTTGGATCTAAATCTTATGAGGATCAAATAAGCGCATTAACACTTGCTATGATCGACTTAGATGAAGAAGTATTCAATTTCACCTTGGATCAATGCACGGAAAAACTGGGTTTTGAACAAGCAATGATGAATATCATTTATCCTTTTATGCGAAAAATTGGAATTCTCTGGCTGACCAATTCTATTAACCCTGCTCAAGAACATTTTATATCACACCTAGTGCGTCAAAAGCTAATAGCTGCCACAGACCTTGCAGAGGTAAATAAGAATGGTCCATTGTGCTTACTTTTTCTTCCAGAAGGTGAATTACATGAATTAGGTCTGCTATTTGCTAATTATTTATTGAGGGCTAAAGGTGCTCGAACAATCTTTTTTGGTCAATCAGTTCCTTTGGATGCATTAGAAGAGGTTTATCACAAATTAAATCCAAATTACGTGCTAACAGCTATGACCACAGCTCCAGAGCCTAGTGAGGTTCAGACTTTTGTGAAACGACTTGGAAATAAATTCAAAAATTCAACTGTTTATATAACAGGAAGTAAAGTAATCGGTCAATCATTAAAGCTTTCGGATAATGTGCGGGTCATGAACCAATTTGAAGACCTGGCAGAGCTTACACGAGGGGTGAAAGAGTACTCCAGTTAGAATACTTAACCGCCCGAATTAGTATCCTTATTTTTATTTTGTTTAATCTTTTATTGTAACAGTTAAACATTTTCTTATTAAATTCGTTTAACCTTTTAAACCAAACCTTAAACAAAATGACAGCTTTAGAATTTGGATACAAGATCGAAAACTTAACTAGCTCACTCAAACCTTATGCTTTGAAGTTGACCAAAGATGGTGAAGAAGCTAACGATTTGCTTCAAGAAACTGTGTTTAAGGCTTACTCAAACAGAGATAAATTTCAAGACGGTACTAACCTCAAAGCATGGATGTATACGATCATGCGAAACACTTTTATAACCAACTATCAAAGAATGGTTAGAAGAAACACCTTCATAGATACTACTGAAAACAATCATTTCATTAATTCTTCTGGTGCTGTTATAGATAATAATGCAAATGGCAACTTTGTCATGAAAGATATTAACGCATCTATTGATGCATTAAAAGACATGTACAAAATACCTTTTACCATGTATTTTAGAGGCTTCAAATATCATGAGATAGCTGATAAATTAAATATTCCTATAGGTACTGTGAAAAATAGAATTCATATTGCCCGCAAGGAATTGAAAAAGGGACTAAAGGTATATGCAAACTAAAGATTTACGTAGTAGAGTAGTAGTGATAGGGGCCGGATTTTCCGGCCTTTCTTGTTCCTGCCACTTGGCAAAGATGGGGTATGAGGTTACGCTTCTAGAAAAAAATGATCAACCAGGAGGTAGAGCCAGAAGCTATTCTGACAAAGGATTTACATGGGATATGGGACCTTCCTGGTATTGGATGCCTGATGTTTTTGACAAATTCTTCAATTCTTTTGGGAAAAAAGTTGACGAATACTATCAGCTAGATAGGTTAGATCCTTCCTATCGGATCAAATTTAAAAACGATATAATTGACATCCCCGCAAGCATGCCTGAGCTGGAGAAGTTGTTTGAAGAGATTGAGCCTGGGAGTAGTATTAAGCTAAGGTCATTCCTAAAGCAAGCAAAATACAAATACGATGTAGGTGTCAAAAAGTTAGTCTACAAGCCAAGTAGATCGCTACTTGAATTTGTAGATCTCAAACTCCTTCTTGGATTACTTAAAATGGATGTGTTTACCTCCATTTCAAAACATGTGAGAAAACATTTTAAGGATGATCGATTAATTCAATTAATGGAGTTTCCCATTCTGTTTCTAGGTGCTACAGCAGAAAATACTCCTGCACTTTACAGTTTAATGAACTATGCCGATCTATCTTTAGGAACATGGTATCCCAAAGGTGGCATGGGCTCTGTAGTGAAGGGCATGGTGAAATTAGCTGAAGAATTAGGAGTTGATATCAAGCTAGAAGAAGAAGTAACTGATTTCTCTTTTAATGGTAATGAAGTAGTAAGTGTTAATACGACTTCTGGGTCATACAATTGCGATACAGTAGTAGCTGGTGCAGATTACCATCATATTGATCAATACATTTTACCAGAGTCTTTTAGGAACTATTCAAAAGAATACTGGAACTCCAGAGTACTCGCCCCATCATCACTACTATTCTACATAGGAGTGGACAAACAGCTTCCACAACTCCAGCATCATACGCTTTTTTTTGATGAAGATTTCAAACAGCATGCTAGCGAAATTTACGAAAGTCCTCAATGGCCATCAAAACCATTGCTATATGTTTCCGCTACCTCTAAGACCGATAATACAGTAGCTCCTGTTGGAAAAGAAAATCTCGTAGTTCTAATTCCAGTAGCACCTGACATTGAAGATACCGAAGAAATCAGAGAGAAGTATTTTGAACTAATTATGGATAAACTTGAAGAGTTTACTTCCGAGAAGATCCGAGATCACATAATCACTAAGCGAAGCTATGCGCACAAAGATTTTATAAACGACTACCATTCATTCAAAGGGAACGCTTATGGTCTTGCTAATACATTACTCCAGACTGCCATTCTGAAGCCCTCACTTAAAAACAAGAAAGTAAAAAACCTTTATTATACAGGTCAGCTAACAGTACCTGGTCCTGGTGTACCTCCATCATTAATCTCAGGAGAAGTAATTGCGAAAGAAATAGGAAAAGATTTTCCTATTTTTAAATCCAAATGATAGACCTCTATACACAAACAGCTTTCGATTGTAGTAAGTTGATCACAAAAACTTACAGCACTTCCTTTTCATTAGGCATCCGAACTCTTGCCAAAGAATATCACGAGCCCGTTTATGCGATCTATGGGTTTGTTAGGTATGCCGATGAAATAGTGGATACATTTCATGATCATGATAAAAGAGAACTACTAAAAAGATTTAAGGAGGATACTTATAAATCAATAGAAGAGAAAATTAGTTTAAACCCAGTCTTACACTCCTTTCAAGAGGTGGTGAATCAGTATCAAATAGATCATGATCTTATTGAAGCTTTCTTGATTAGTATGGAGATGGATCTAGAAAAAGTAGATTACATTAATTCTGAGTATGAAAAATATATTTATGGAAGTGCCGAAGTAGTTGGGCTGATGTGCTTAAAAGTATTTTGCCATGGAAACGAAAAAGAGTATCAAGAGCTATTAAAACCAGCTAAATATTTAGGATCTGCCTTTCAAAAAGTAAATTTTCTTAGAGATATAAAAAGTGACTTTGATGAGAGAGGGAGGGTCTACTTCCCTGGAATAGACTTTAATCACTTCACAAGAGATGAGAAGATACAGATTGAAAAAGATATAAATCAGGAATTTAAAGAAGCACTCAAAGGAATTAAGAAACTACCTCATGGAGCCAGAGCAGGTGTCTATCTTGCCTATATATATTATACTGTTCTATTTAAGAAAATTACTCGTTTGTCACCAGAAAGAATAAAATCTGAACGGATAAGGGTTCCCAATTTCAGGAAATTCCTATTACTAATTCGGTGCTATCTATTCCATAAAATCAACTATATAGTAGAGTAAACAACACTAACTTTGAGTTGTTAAGTTATTAATGGAAATGGTTTTGAATATATTAATCGCAATTGGCACTTTCTTCTTTATGGAAGGAGTTGCCTGGTTTACTCATAAATACATTATGCATGGATTTTTATGGAGTTGGCATAAATCGCATCATAAAATCCATCCTTACGTATTAGAACTTAACGATCTATTTGCATTGGTATTCAGCCTTCCTTCCATAGCATGTATTTATATAGGTTATGGAAGTTCTGAGCTGGATTGGGTAATGTTCATAGGAATCGGAATACTTGGGTATGGAGTCTTCTATTTTATATTCCATGACATTATAGTGCACAGGCGCATAAAAATCCCTTTCAGGGCTAAGAGTAAGTACATGAAACGAATTATGCGCGCTCACTATGTCCATCACGAAAAACATACAAAAGAGGAAGCTGAAGCTTTCGGTTTCTTGTATGCACCAAAGAAATACGAGAAATAACGTCATTGCATTATCATTTGATAATTTTATCATTACATTTGGTGATCATTAAGAATCAGCTTGTTAAACAAACCAAAAAAAGCGAGCTAAATGGCAGATCAGAAAAAAGAAGAAGCTTGGGGACCTATTGAAGGATTCTCTAACTATGAAATTTCCAACAGGGGAAAGATTAGGAGTAAAAGCAGAAAAGTATGGCACAAAGGAAGCAAGACACACATGAAGTTGCGTGGAAAATTAATGCGTCAACGTTGGAATAAAATTTGCAAATGCTACTTTCTTGACCTAATTGATGACAAGGGTAAACGAAGAACTGTATACCCTCACAAAGAAACAGCCAAAGTATTTGTGAAAAATAAGAATCAAGAGAGAAAAATGATTATTCATACGGATAACAATCCCAGGAATAATTACTTCGAAAACTTAGAATGGATGACTCCTTCTGAACATATGAAGTGGCAATTTGAAGTGGGTAACAAGAACAACTTCAAAGTTTGGAAGACTAGGAAGAAAAGGTATAAGAATGGTTTTAAACCAGATACAGTACTACCTGGAAGACCTAAGAAAAGCAACCAAGAAAAGGCATAATTCTTTATGCAAAAGCAAAGGGGTTCATAGTGAACCCCTTTTTTAATATTCTAACTAACCTAAGTCGGTTACGCAATACTCTATCTGTCCACCTATATATATAGTAGATGAATGAGTGCTATTTCGGAAGTAAATGGAATTATTCAGCAGATGGTTCTACGCTAACGTAGGATCTGTCTTTTTTCCCTTTATGGAATTTTACAACACCATCGGATAAAGCAAATATTGTATGATCTTTTCCAAGACCCACATTTTCTCCT is from Marinobacter alexandrii and encodes:
- a CDS encoding MerR family transcriptional regulator is translated as MSVYSIKDLEHLSGIKAHTIRIWEQRYDLFSPQRTATNIRFYNEQDLKLILNIASLKNHGHKISKIVAMPQNLLEEEVKRVGFGSKSYEDQISALTLAMIDLDEEVFNFTLDQCTEKLGFEQAMMNIIYPFMRKIGILWLTNSINPAQEHFISHLVRQKLIAATDLAEVNKNGPLCLLFLPEGELHELGLLFANYLLRAKGARTIFFGQSVPLDALEEVYHKLNPNYVLTAMTTAPEPSEVQTFVKRLGNKFKNSTVYITGSKVIGQSLKLSDNVRVMNQFEDLAELTRGVKEYSS
- a CDS encoding RNA polymerase sigma factor; the protein is MTALEFGYKIENLTSSLKPYALKLTKDGEEANDLLQETVFKAYSNRDKFQDGTNLKAWMYTIMRNTFITNYQRMVRRNTFIDTTENNHFINSSGAVIDNNANGNFVMKDINASIDALKDMYKIPFTMYFRGFKYHEIADKLNIPIGTVKNRIHIARKELKKGLKVYAN
- the crtI gene encoding phytoene desaturase family protein; translated protein: MQTKDLRSRVVVIGAGFSGLSCSCHLAKMGYEVTLLEKNDQPGGRARSYSDKGFTWDMGPSWYWMPDVFDKFFNSFGKKVDEYYQLDRLDPSYRIKFKNDIIDIPASMPELEKLFEEIEPGSSIKLRSFLKQAKYKYDVGVKKLVYKPSRSLLEFVDLKLLLGLLKMDVFTSISKHVRKHFKDDRLIQLMEFPILFLGATAENTPALYSLMNYADLSLGTWYPKGGMGSVVKGMVKLAEELGVDIKLEEEVTDFSFNGNEVVSVNTTSGSYNCDTVVAGADYHHIDQYILPESFRNYSKEYWNSRVLAPSSLLFYIGVDKQLPQLQHHTLFFDEDFKQHASEIYESPQWPSKPLLYVSATSKTDNTVAPVGKENLVVLIPVAPDIEDTEEIREKYFELIMDKLEEFTSEKIRDHIITKRSYAHKDFINDYHSFKGNAYGLANTLLQTAILKPSLKNKKVKNLYYTGQLTVPGPGVPPSLISGEVIAKEIGKDFPIFKSK
- a CDS encoding phytoene/squalene synthase family protein, which gives rise to MIDLYTQTAFDCSKLITKTYSTSFSLGIRTLAKEYHEPVYAIYGFVRYADEIVDTFHDHDKRELLKRFKEDTYKSIEEKISLNPVLHSFQEVVNQYQIDHDLIEAFLISMEMDLEKVDYINSEYEKYIYGSAEVVGLMCLKVFCHGNEKEYQELLKPAKYLGSAFQKVNFLRDIKSDFDERGRVYFPGIDFNHFTRDEKIQIEKDINQEFKEALKGIKKLPHGARAGVYLAYIYYTVLFKKITRLSPERIKSERIRVPNFRKFLLLIRCYLFHKINYIVE
- a CDS encoding beta-carotene hydroxylase; protein product: MNILIAIGTFFFMEGVAWFTHKYIMHGFLWSWHKSHHKIHPYVLELNDLFALVFSLPSIACIYIGYGSSELDWVMFIGIGILGYGVFYFIFHDIIVHRRIKIPFRAKSKYMKRIMRAHYVHHEKHTKEEAEAFGFLYAPKKYEK
- a CDS encoding NUMOD4 domain-containing protein; this encodes MADQKKEEAWGPIEGFSNYEISNRGKIRSKSRKVWHKGSKTHMKLRGKLMRQRWNKICKCYFLDLIDDKGKRRTVYPHKETAKVFVKNKNQERKMIIHTDNNPRNNYFENLEWMTPSEHMKWQFEVGNKNNFKVWKTRKKRYKNGFKPDTVLPGRPKKSNQEKA